The genomic region ATCTCCCCAACCACTGCGCCCCGCCCCTTTCGAAGCAGCGCCGTGATCAGCGAAGTCCGCCACTATAGCATGGAAATTTCGAAGTCCGCAAGACTTTGCCGAAGCAAATGCAATAGTCGGCTCAGGTCTCCCACTGCGGCGTGCTACGAAGGACTTCCTCGACCGTGGTCACGCCTTCGGCAACCTTCATGGCACCAGCCAGCCTTAGCGGGCGAAGCCCTTCCTGCATTGCCTTGCGGCGCAGCGCACTGATGTCGGGCGTTGGATGCATAGTGGCTTTGACAGCCTCACTGACCGTCAGCAGCTCATACAAACCCGCACGACCGCGGTATCCGGTATTGCGGCAATCAAGGCATCCCACTGGCTTGTACGGCTTGACGCCTCCGTTCATCCGCCAGTGCTTCAGCATTTCATTCAACGTGTCACGGGTGATCGCCGGATCGGGCTGCTTGCAGTTGGGGCACAAAGTACGGACCAGCCGCTGAGCCAGTACGCCAATGATGGTTGCAGTAAGCAGGTATGGCGGCACTCCTAGGTCAGTGAGCCGGGTGATGGCGGACGCAGCATCATTGGTGTGCAGCGTCGAGAACACCAAGTGCCCAGTGAGCGCAGCCTGGATAGCCATCTCGGCCGTCGCCAGGTCGCGGATCTCGCCGATCATGATGATGTCGGGATCCTGGCGCATAAGAGCGCGCAGGCCCTCGGCAAAGCCGAAGTCGATGGCTGGTTGGGCTTGCGTCTGATTGAAGGCCGGCTCGACCATTTCGATCGGGTCTTCAATCGTCGAGACATTGACCTCGTCTGTCGCCAGTCGCTTGAGCGTCGAATAGAGCGTTGTCGTCTTGCCGCTACCGGTCGGTCCGGTCACGAGGATGATGCCGTGCGGCTGCGTGACCAGCTTCTCCCATCGTTCCGCGTCATGGCCGGAGAAGCCGAGCATGCTCAGATCCTTGACCGCCGTGTCCGGGTCGAAGATCCGCATCACCATCTTCTCGCCGAAGGCAGTAGGCAAGGTCGACAGGCGCATTTCGACTTCATCGCCGGCCGGGTTCCGCGTCTTGATACGTCCATCCAGCGGACGACGGCGCTCGACCACATCCATCCGCCCCAGCAGCTTGATACGCGAAGTCATCGCGCTCATGACCGAGGGCGGCAATTGGTAGACCGTGTGCAGCACTCCGTCGATACGGAAACGGATCACGCCCATCTCGCGCCGAGGCTCCAAATGAATGTCGCTGGCACGCTGATCGAAGGCGTATTGCCAGAGCCAGTCGACAACCTGAATCACGCCCTGGTCGTTGGCATCGAGCTGCTTGTTGGTCTTGCCCAGCTCGACCAGCTGTTCAAAGCTGGCGACCTGGTTGACCTCGCCGGCCTTGGCCGCAGCCCGTACCGAGCGGGCCAGGGTGAAGAACTCGGTCGTGTAACGCGCGATCTCCAGTGGGCTGGCCACCACCAGCTTGATGGTCTTGCGCACGTGGGATTCGATCTGCGGCACCCAGCTGATGTCGAAGGGCTCGGAGGTGGCAATGGTCACGTCCATCAGCCCCACTTGGATTGGCAGGCAGCGCTTGGCCTCGGCATAGCCGACCGACATCACATCGGACACCCGACCCACGTCGACCTTGAGCGGGTCAACGCGCAGGTAGGGCAGCCTGGCGCGCTGCGCCAACCATTCGGTCAGCGCATCGACCTCGAGCGGCTTGCCGTTGGCCTTGCGAACCAGGTTTGCATGGCCGAGCCGGACCAGCGGATGCATGGAGCTGTCGCCCGCCGCAAAGCGCTGCTCGGTCTTCTGCGCCTGCTCGGCGTCGATGACCTCGTCCTCGACCAGCCAGCGCAGCATCTGCCGCCACTCAAGTCGCCCCTCTGGCCTCATCTCCGGTGCCGCGACGGCTGGCTTGGTCATGGTGCTCATCGGCTTTCAGTCAGGCTGCTGGTTGATGATGCTGATCGGCAGGGGCCGCACCAGGCGCAACCATTTGCGCGCCGGCAGGCCGTACTGCGACTCGATGTTAGCCGCGCGGCGCTCCAGTTCGTCCCGCTCGGGAACCCTCACCCCGCGCGCGGCCACCACCACGGTATTACCCTCCTTGGTCGGCGCCAGACTCCAGACCTGGTCGCTGCCGAACGCGCGCGCAATCCGCCCTGCGCTGCGTGCAAAACTGGCGCTGCGGCCAAACAGGTTGACGGTCATCAGGCCGCCCTCTGCCAGCACGGCATGGCAATTCGAATAGAAGGCCTCGTCGTCCAGTACCGGCCCGGCGGCCTCATGGTCATAAAGATCGACGTTCAGCACCTGCACCGTCTGCAGATTGGCCTCGCGGGCTACCCAGGCGCCGGCATCCTCGTTCAGCACGGTCAGGCGCCTGTCGTCGTCGGGCAGATGGAACCAGGCCCGGCAGGCCGTGATCACGCTGGGGTTCAGCTCCACAGCCGTGGTCTTCATCCTCAGCACTTTGTGACTGAAGCGGGTCAGGGCCGCCGCACCCAGTCCCAACTGGACCGCATGACCTTCGCGCAGCTCTGCGTCGTCGCGCCAGAGCATCCAGGCCATCATGCGCTGGATGTACTCAAGCTCCAGCTGCTGGGGCTTGCGTATCCGCATCGCGCCCTGCACCCAGATCGAATCCAGGTGCAGAAA from Pelomonas sp. SE-A7 harbors:
- a CDS encoding GspE/PulE family protein encodes the protein MTKPAVAAPEMRPEGRLEWRQMLRWLVEDEVIDAEQAQKTEQRFAAGDSSMHPLVRLGHANLVRKANGKPLEVDALTEWLAQRARLPYLRVDPLKVDVGRVSDVMSVGYAEAKRCLPIQVGLMDVTIATSEPFDISWVPQIESHVRKTIKLVVASPLEIARYTTEFFTLARSVRAAAKAGEVNQVASFEQLVELGKTNKQLDANDQGVIQVVDWLWQYAFDQRASDIHLEPRREMGVIRFRIDGVLHTVYQLPPSVMSAMTSRIKLLGRMDVVERRRPLDGRIKTRNPAGDEVEMRLSTLPTAFGEKMVMRIFDPDTAVKDLSMLGFSGHDAERWEKLVTQPHGIILVTGPTGSGKTTTLYSTLKRLATDEVNVSTIEDPIEMVEPAFNQTQAQPAIDFGFAEGLRALMRQDPDIIMIGEIRDLATAEMAIQAALTGHLVFSTLHTNDAASAITRLTDLGVPPYLLTATIIGVLAQRLVRTLCPNCKQPDPAITRDTLNEMLKHWRMNGGVKPYKPVGCLDCRNTGYRGRAGLYELLTVSEAVKATMHPTPDISALRRKAMQEGLRPLRLAGAMKVAEGVTTVEEVLRSTPQWET
- a CDS encoding spermidine synthase, producing MSSSKKKTDKQDWAPATLSEFDGVRFLHLDSIWVQGAMRIRKPQQLELEYIQRMMAWMLWRDDAELREGHAVQLGLGAAALTRFSHKVLRMKTTAVELNPSVITACRAWFHLPDDDRRLTVLNEDAGAWVAREANLQTVQVLNVDLYDHEAAGPVLDDEAFYSNCHAVLAEGGLMTVNLFGRSASFARSAGRIARAFGSDQVWSLAPTKEGNTVVVAARGVRVPERDELERRAANIESQYGLPARKWLRLVRPLPISIINQQPD